A single region of the Hylaeus volcanicus isolate JK05 chromosome 5, UHH_iyHylVolc1.0_haploid, whole genome shotgun sequence genome encodes:
- the LOC128876565 gene encoding POU domain, class 2, transcription factor 1-like: MVVGICHFGIKRKMHVDANPTFRIPSDALGRIDKEPASPESIQDADLHGEVDGPELSGDDRSIASDIHDATEANLDHDSMDSDREALNLVTDVSHRNSSSGTSGSASSPSSGVSSQITGSHQQQQHTASQQNSNSSQAALAAQLVGQQLLMHGSLGALGPQEIQALASMLQPQQQSLQQHLQQLAMFQQANPAAAGQAQFFLQNQVQAVAQAAQQLQALQKQQALQGGGGLVGRSLAQQRSPPPPGTPPAVKQPPTRLEPSPEETTDLEELEQFAKTFKQRRIKLGFTQGDVGLAMGKLYGNDFSQTTISRFEALNLSFKNMCKLKPLLQKWLEDADNSLNNPNSLSNPLTTPEAIGRRRKKRTSIETSVRVALEKAFVQNPKPTSEEITILADSLAMEKEVVRVWFCNRRQKEKRINPPTAAMGSPTMASPAPSVFASLASSMSGSPLALTTHSSGMGHPHSHPAPLGSPLPLALVASAGGNYHPLSGKSHE, from the exons ACGCGGATCTCCATGGCGAGGTGGATGGGCCAGAACTCAGCGGGGATGACAGAAGCATCGCCAGTGACATCCACGATGCCACCGAGGCGAACCTTGACCATGACTCCATGGACTCGGACAGGGAAGCCCTCAATCTG GTCACAGACGTGTCGCATCGCAACAGCAGCAGCGGTACCAGCGGCAGCGCCTCGTCGCCCAGTTCCGGGGTGAGCAGCCAAATAACAGGTAGCCACCAGCAACAGCAACACACGGCCAGCCAGCAGAACAGCAACAGCTCGCAAGCGGCGTTGGCTGCACAACTGGTTGGCCAGCAGTTGCTGATGCACGGCTCGTTGGGCGCTCTGGGGCCCCAAGAGATCCAAGCTCTGGCCTCGATGCTCCAGCCGCAGCAACAATCGCTGCAGCAACACTTGCAGCAGTTGGCCATGTTTCAGCAGGCCAATCCCGCCGCGGCAGGTCAGGCACAGTTCTTCCTGCAGAATCAG GTGCAAGCAGTGGCACAGGCAGCTCAGCAATTGCAAGCCCTGCAGAAGCAGCAGGCTCTTCAGGGCGGTGGAGGTCTCGTCGGTCGAAGTTTAGCGCAACAAAGGTCGCCACCGCCTCCTGGCACGCCGCCAGCAGTGAAACAACCGCCCACCAGACTGGAACCTTCGCCAGAAGAGACGACGGACCTCGAGGAACTCGAGCAGTTCGCCAAGACCTTCAAGCAGAGGCGGATCAAGCTTGGATTCACTCAAGGCGACGTTGGCCTCGCTATGGGGAAACTCTACGGCAACGACTTCTCCCAGACGACGATCTCCAG GTTCGAGGCGCTGAACCTTTCCTTCAAGAACATGTGCAAACTGAAGCCCCTTCTGCAGAAATGGCTGGAGGACGCCGATAATTCCCTGAATAACCCAAATTCCCTTTCAAACCCACTCACCACGCCGGAAGCCATCGGCAGGCGGCGGAAGAAGAGGACCTCGATAGAGACCAGCGTCAGAGTGGCGCTGGAGAAGGCGTTCGTGCAAAACCCGAAACCCACCTCGGAGGAAATCACCATATTGGCCGACAGCCTGGCGATGGAGAAGGAAGTCGTTCGGGTGTGGTTTTGCAATAG ACGGCAGAAAGAGAAGAGGATCAATCCGCCGACAGCGGCGATGGGCAGCCCGACGATGGCGTCTCCTGCCCCGTCGGTGTTCGCATCCCTGGCGAGTTCGATGTCTGGCAGTCCTCTTGCATTGACGACGCATTCCTCGGGGATGGGCCACCCCCATTCTCACCCCGCGCCCCTCGGCTCGCCGTTACCTTTGGCCCTGGTGGCATCGGCAGGTGGAAACTACCATCCGTTGAGCGGCAAGTCCCACGAGTGA
- the LOC128876182 gene encoding ejaculatory bulb-specific protein 3-like produces the protein MRCYIVLLTLSVLACTYAQDRYSDRYDNIDILSLLGNEQQRNEYYNCLMGMGPCVTEAQNYFKGIFPEMITTNCRKCTPRQNVYLLMVQNWYQRNQPERWTALVNRMNSIQQQSQPSGT, from the exons ATGCGTTGCTACATTGTGCTGCTGACGCTCTCTGTTCTGGCGTGTACGTACGCTCAGGACCGTTATTCAGATAGATATGATAACATCGACATATTAAGCCTTCTGGGGAACGAGCAACAGCGAAATGAATACTACAACTGCTTGATGGGAATGGGACCTTGTGTGACCGAAGCACAGAATTACTTTAAAG GAATTTTTCCCGAAATGATCACAACGAATTGCAGAAAATGCACCCCCAGGCAGAATGTATACCTCCTTATGGTTCAAAACTGGTATCAGAGAAATCAACCGGAAAGATGGACCGCTTTGGTGAATAGAATGAACTCCATCCAACAACAGAGCCAGCCGTCAGGCACATAA